A genomic segment from Polyangium mundeleinium encodes:
- a CDS encoding RluA family pseudouridine synthase: protein MTGLSHQRYRFVARPEDAGQRLDQVLAANIPGLSRRKARVAIDLGGVFVDGARVKVAGRPIRPGQTILAHLGGALDRATKEVGAAARAKDEATLPPFRVVYKDDDLVVVDKPSGLVTAPTPESDRGNLADLLGRTLGGTIYVVHRLDLDTSGLVVFARTEAANRALSDRIRAHDFDRVYLAALLGLVAWDERTIEEPVAGKRAVSHAAVLERLSPPGTPGATLTRFRLTTGRTHQIRLHALHEGHPVLGDRKYGKTSPLDPPRLALHATRLGFVHPRTGESLAWESPWPDDLAPWLEELRKGTLAR, encoded by the coding sequence ATGACAGGCCTGTCCCACCAGCGCTACCGCTTCGTCGCCCGCCCGGAGGACGCCGGGCAGAGGCTCGATCAGGTCCTCGCCGCGAACATCCCCGGCCTCTCGCGCCGCAAGGCCCGCGTCGCCATCGACCTCGGCGGCGTCTTCGTCGACGGCGCCCGCGTCAAGGTCGCCGGCCGCCCCATCCGGCCCGGACAAACCATCCTCGCCCACCTCGGCGGCGCGCTCGACCGGGCGACCAAGGAGGTCGGCGCCGCGGCGCGCGCCAAAGACGAGGCCACCCTTCCGCCCTTCCGCGTGGTCTACAAGGACGACGACCTCGTGGTCGTGGACAAACCCTCGGGCCTCGTCACGGCACCGACCCCCGAGAGCGACCGCGGAAACCTCGCGGATCTGCTCGGCCGCACCCTCGGCGGCACCATCTACGTCGTGCACCGGCTCGACCTCGACACGAGCGGGCTCGTGGTCTTCGCGCGGACCGAAGCGGCGAACCGCGCCCTCTCCGATCGAATTCGCGCCCATGATTTCGATCGCGTCTACCTCGCGGCGCTCCTCGGCCTCGTCGCCTGGGACGAGCGCACCATCGAGGAGCCCGTCGCCGGAAAACGCGCCGTCTCCCACGCCGCGGTGCTCGAGCGCCTCTCCCCGCCGGGCACGCCCGGCGCGACGCTGACGCGATTCCGCCTCACGACCGGCCGCACCCACCAGATTCGCCTGCACGCCCTCCACGAGGGCCACCCCGTGCTCGGGGATCGCAAGTACGGAAAGACGAGCCCGCTGGATCCGCCGCGCCTCGCGCTCCACGCGACCCGGCTCGGCTTCGTGCACCCGCGGACGGGCGAATCCCTCGCCTGGGAGAGCCCGTGGCCCGACGACCTCGCGCCCTGGCTCGAAGAATTGCGGAAGGGCACGCTCGCTCGTTGA